Proteins from one Parasteatoda tepidariorum isolate YZ-2023 chromosome 4, CAS_Ptep_4.0, whole genome shotgun sequence genomic window:
- the LOC107441207 gene encoding protein SDA1 homolog yields the protein MKETSSDKLNYNILQLQNLIKRDAYSYYEEFTQQFQHYQSLLILFKDNPGEYYENVASLVMFLAQVSTYYKDELKDFPSEIMNILREYDQVLDPSMRMGFCKALILMRNRGIIDPTELITLCFELLRCKDKVLRKYLQIHIVADLKKINSKHKNSKVNSVLQNFMYKMLSDRNATAAKVSLDIMIELYKRHIWRDAKTVNAIATACFSDVNKILVAAHQFFLGVDEEEEKDSDSESEDDTPTVRDVMSANKVNKKTKKRMRILKRTKQVLKKSKKKKSKEVFDFSAIHLLHDPQGMAEKLLKTLQAMNERYEIKLMIMNLISRLVGIHELILLNFYPFLVRYMKPHQREVTKILMFAAQATHEHVPPDALEPVLRAISDNFITERNSVEVMTVGLNAVREICIRSPFCIDQDLLQDLVQYKKFKNKNVMMAARSLIQLYRKLNPKLLQRKFRGKPTEASKEEQPLEYGVLQAKSFIPGAEVLSLDPSKDEPDKKSKADEEENADDSDGSWIDVSHSADELSDAEEDDEEEDVENSIAEDDQNDEKISSSDKNKSGEGSNKEKAMAVSMNRILSQEEFKKVKIAQLSKQVKFAKGKKRKAAEEDMNAEELNRGEVVSLKDIEKLHKRPKPNKETRLATVLESREGREKFAKKNKKNPSAGKTQKEHNKRKAFMMIKHKVRSKTKRSFKDKQISLRNALLKRRKNK from the exons GTTTCTACTTATTATAAAGATGAGCTAAAAGACTTTCCCTCAGAAATTATGAATATTCTTAGAGAATATGACCAAGTATTAGATCCCAGTATGAGAATg GGTTTTTGCAAGGCTTTGATATTAATGAGAAACAGAGGTATTATTGATCCCACTGAATTAATTACGCTGTGCTTTGAATTGCTTCGTTGCAAGGACAAGGTATTACGCAAATATTTGCAGATTCACATTGTGGCtgatttgaaaaagataaattctaagcataaaaattcaaaagtcaatagt GTGCTTCAGAATTTCATGTATAAAATGCTGAGTGATCGTAACGCAACTGCTGCAAAAGTATCATTG GATATAATGATTGAACTTTACAAGAGACACATTTGGAGGGATGCTAAAACTGTCAATGCCATTGCGACTGCATGTTTTTCGGATGTTAATAAg attttagttGCTGCTCATCAGTTCTTTTTAGGTGTTGATGAAGAGGAAGAAAAGGATAGTGATTCAGAG AGTGAAGATGACACTCCAACAGTCAGAGATGTAATGTCTgctaataaagttaataaaaaaaccaAGAAAAGGATGCGAATtctaaaaagaacaaaacaagTGTTAAAA aaatcgaaaaagaaaaaatctaaagaaGTATTTGATTTTTCTGCTATACATCTGCTTCATGATCCTCAAG GCATGGCAGAAAAGTTACTGAAAACTTTACAAGCAATGAATGAACGatatgaaataaagttaatgATTATGAATCTTATCTCAAGACTTGTTGGAATTCATGAA ttgattttattgaatttctatCCTTTCTTGGTTCGATATATGAAGCCCCACCAAAGAG AGGTcacaaaaattttgatgtttgcTGCACAAGCAACTCATGAACATGTACCACCAGAT gCATTAGAACCCGTTCTTCGAGcaatttctgataattttattactgaaagGAACTCTGTTGAAGTAATGACAGTTGG ATTGAATGCAGTAAGAGAAATATGCATCAGAAGCCCTTTTTGCATTGATCAAGATTTATTGCAAGATTTGGTACagtacaagaaatttaaaaataaaa atgttATGATGGCTGCCAGATCCTTGATTCAACTATATCGAAAACTCAATCCTAAATTGCTGCAGAGAAAATTccgt ggAAAGCCTACTGAAGCTTCTAAAGAGGAACAACCTTTAGAGTACGGTGTATTACAGGCGAAATCTTTTATTCCTGGTGCAGAAGTTCTATCACTAGATCCTTCTAAAGATGAACCCGATAAAA AAAGTAAGGCTGACGAAGAAGAGAATGCAGATGATAGTGATGGTAGTTGGATTGATGTATCTCATTCAGCGGATGAACTGTCTGATGCGGAAGAAGATGATGAGGAAGAGGATGTAGAAAACAGCATTGCtgag GATGACCAGAATGATGAGAAAATTTCATCCTCAGATAAAAATAAGAGTGGTGAAGGAAGCAACAAAGAAAAAGCAATGGCAGTTTCCATGAATAGGATATTATCCCAAGAAGAGTTTAAGAAAGTAAAGATTGCTCAACTTTCTAAACAAGTAAAATTTGCTAAAGGAAAGAAACGAAAGGCGGCAGAAGAAGACATGAATGCAGAAGAACTTAATAG aggAGAAGTTGTGTCATTAAAAGATATCgaaaaattacacaaaagaCCCAAACCCAATAAGGAAACAAGATTGGCTACCGTCCTG gAAAGTCGTGAAGGAAGAGAAAAGTTTgctaagaaaaataagaaaaatcctAGTGCTGGTAAAACTCAAAAGGAGCATAACAAGCGGAAAGCATTTATGATGATAAAACACAAAGTTAGGTCCAAAACAAAACGatcttttaaagataaacag aTTTCCTTGAGGAATGCATTGTTAAAACGAAGAAAGAATAAATAG